The following are encoded together in the Actinoplanes sp. N902-109 genome:
- the lipA gene encoding lipoyl synthase yields MLRIEARNAETPIERKPPWIKVKAKMGPEYTHMRGLVQKEGLHTVCQEAGCPNIYECWEDREATFLIGGDQCTRRCDFCQIDTGKPAEFDADEPRRVGESVATMGLRYATVTGVARDDLPDGGAWLYAETVRQIHKLQPGCGVELLIPDFNADPEQLAEVFGAAPEVLAHNVETVPRIFKRIRPGFRYERSLDVITQARAAGLVTKSNLILGMGEERAEVSQALRDLHNAGCELITITQYLRPTPRHHPVERWVKPEEFIELREEAETIGFAGVMSGPLVRSSYRAGRLYQQALAARG; encoded by the coding sequence ATGCTGCGCATCGAGGCGCGCAACGCCGAAACTCCCATCGAGCGGAAGCCGCCGTGGATCAAAGTCAAGGCCAAGATGGGCCCCGAATACACGCACATGCGGGGCCTCGTGCAAAAGGAAGGCCTGCACACGGTCTGCCAGGAGGCCGGCTGCCCCAACATCTACGAATGCTGGGAAGACCGCGAGGCCACCTTCCTCATCGGCGGTGACCAGTGCACCCGCCGCTGCGACTTCTGCCAGATCGACACCGGCAAGCCGGCCGAGTTCGACGCCGACGAGCCCCGCCGGGTCGGTGAGTCGGTCGCCACCATGGGCCTGCGCTACGCCACCGTCACCGGCGTCGCCCGCGACGACCTGCCCGACGGCGGCGCCTGGCTGTACGCGGAGACCGTCCGCCAGATCCACAAGCTCCAGCCCGGCTGCGGCGTCGAGCTGCTGATCCCCGACTTCAACGCCGACCCCGAGCAGCTCGCCGAGGTCTTCGGCGCCGCACCCGAGGTCCTCGCGCACAACGTCGAGACGGTCCCCCGCATCTTCAAGCGCATCCGCCCCGGCTTCCGCTACGAACGCTCGCTCGACGTCATCACCCAGGCCCGCGCGGCCGGTCTGGTGACCAAGAGCAACCTGATCCTCGGCATGGGCGAGGAGCGCGCCGAGGTTTCTCAGGCCCTGCGCGACCTGCACAACGCCGGCTGTGAGCTCATCACCATCACGCAGTACCTCCGGCCCACCCCGCGCCACCACCCGGTCGAGCGCTGGGTCAAGCCCGAGGAATTCATCGAGCTCCGCGAGGAGGCCGAAACCATCGGCTTCGCCGGCGTCATGTCCGGCCCGCTGGTCCGCTCCTCCTACCGCGCCGGCCGCCTCTACCAGCAGGCCCTCGCCGCGCGGGGCTGA
- the aspS gene encoding aspartate--tRNA(Asn) ligase encodes MQRILSAHLADHEKQTVTIAGWIHRRRLLKSVAFLIVRDATGLSQVVVTDPAVRAEVEALTEETVIEVTGTITANPAAPAGVELTEPSIRVLGSVAVPLPFDLHRPELSATMATQLDHAAVALRHASRVEALRVAAAATAGFRAALERQRFVEIHTPKIVGTATESGANVFQLDYFGREAYLAQSPQFYKQLMVGVFERVYEVGPVFRAEPHDTARHLAQYTSLDAEMGFVTDHRDVMAMLTSVIAGMMATVRERTGAEVPDVPAEIPALHFTEALRIAGAPADEPDLAPAHERALGEWALREHGSDFVYVTGYPMAKRPFYTHPQPSDPRWSNSFDLLFRGLELVTGGQRLHRYEDYLAVAPQPDQLEGYLEGFRHGMPPHGGFAIGLERFVARLLKAGNVREVTAFPRDLHRVLP; translated from the coding sequence ATGCAACGCATCCTCTCCGCCCACCTGGCCGACCACGAGAAGCAGACCGTCACGATCGCGGGCTGGATCCACCGTCGCCGGTTGCTCAAGTCGGTCGCGTTCCTGATCGTGCGCGACGCCACCGGGCTCAGCCAGGTAGTGGTCACCGACCCCGCCGTACGCGCCGAGGTGGAAGCGCTGACCGAGGAGACCGTCATCGAGGTCACCGGCACGATCACCGCGAACCCGGCTGCCCCGGCCGGCGTCGAGCTGACCGAGCCGTCCATCCGGGTGCTCGGCTCGGTCGCCGTACCGTTGCCGTTCGATCTGCACCGGCCCGAGCTGAGCGCGACCATGGCCACCCAGCTGGACCATGCGGCGGTCGCCCTGCGGCATGCGTCGCGGGTCGAGGCGTTGCGGGTCGCGGCCGCCGCGACCGCGGGTTTCCGGGCGGCGCTGGAGCGGCAGCGGTTCGTGGAGATCCACACCCCCAAGATCGTGGGTACGGCCACCGAGTCCGGCGCGAACGTCTTCCAGCTCGACTACTTCGGCCGCGAGGCGTACCTGGCGCAGTCGCCGCAGTTCTACAAGCAGCTGATGGTCGGGGTCTTCGAACGGGTCTACGAGGTCGGCCCGGTGTTCCGCGCCGAGCCGCACGACACCGCCCGCCACCTCGCCCAGTACACGTCGCTGGACGCGGAGATGGGGTTCGTCACCGACCACCGCGACGTGATGGCGATGCTGACCTCGGTGATCGCCGGGATGATGGCGACCGTGCGGGAACGCACCGGGGCCGAGGTGCCCGACGTACCGGCGGAGATCCCCGCGCTGCACTTCACCGAGGCGTTGCGGATCGCCGGCGCGCCGGCGGACGAGCCGGACCTGGCCCCGGCGCACGAGCGGGCGCTGGGGGAGTGGGCGCTGCGCGAGCACGGCTCCGACTTCGTGTACGTCACCGGCTACCCGATGGCGAAGCGGCCGTTCTACACCCATCCACAGCCGTCCGACCCGCGCTGGAGCAACAGCTTCGACCTGCTGTTCCGCGGTCTCGAGCTGGTGACGGGCGGGCAGCGACTGCACCGGTACGAGGACTACCTGGCCGTCGCGCCGCAGCCGGACCAGCTGGAGGGCTATCTGGAGGGCTTCCGGCACGGCATGCCGCCGCACGGCGGGTTCGCGATCGGCCTGGAACGCTTCGTGGCGCGGCTGCTCAAGGCGGGCAACGTCCGCGAGGTCACGGCGTTCCCCCGCGACCTGCACCGCGTGCTGCCCTAG